From one Anopheles bellator chromosome 1, idAnoBellAS_SP24_06.2, whole genome shotgun sequence genomic stretch:
- the LOC131215283 gene encoding uncharacterized protein LOC131215283, whose translation MHYGPWVTAGHRRKKCPSSLKHLVFNVYFEDIRSYKKNPGSGTEGYLNQLRLSTLYFSRLAATGKRFEIGVEVATAGKFDDIVMYLVDERQYCLVQAKHKQDESKRITLDDLLKTTTEYSLPKYFDSFLGLKQEAYCREDQLRYIVIYTNLNVDEHVMKVLERVHQSPIGDTFLDTLNVRCNGKKPTLYRFNIDNSQFTESLIDRISPICEVARKLAEQLVQRKKISINPNGVFHEFHALLARDVFDLDRQLFQENFLAGDLTGVSECVLKFRHLLERTLRAMLKLEPDFSITDLNAMIGAGKLKLLFEPGFLCKPATSSRGPTKEWADYRVQRTEVVEFFQHLILAADQPNFIELEAITKVEVFGLRDYVDECMQVVFDQVDRWIRDGEGVFLGATDWQRICDESRARITGKKWLLKSEEYQKTNPATGYLFERNSLLGPVQEFLGSTQHDTLLLVAAYKAEVSAARILQVLGTLGVQFVVFDAHCFRDIEDLESCIPFVRHLSDRLIVVVFGEQCCQSVTKNVRYKFKGLTKAKTVYIIAASGQDWLEEIKLLYRDVFELADMAAQSRRQLLEKKITLQTREVRLVDVMSEDDALQLIDMEIISQLLTNQLDPVAYSFKYQRALQGHYFARTLRSDHSSMDEAEFDRLVPCNRVVILSDGPGMGKTTFLERFIDRLSSALPDHVICLMHLKFYTETIEEITQLNADTLSVEDAIRHVTKCFFAESTRFGQVLFRNAILNTGKLIVLVDGYDSVIWRYKKSVVRACQLFLRAPFQIRNLLLATRPHELDYLRGALPSAKIVSLRPFGERQCVEFLSQRWQCEDHSEAYRLLRHLAATYGDWVAGSPFQLKLLADLHQQRPDTFRCFGGLLELYLERQFYASNQRAIQIMGIGQQRMAAETLKRAAHDSHRELSAALTFSPGRPVNMAPFTYLLDIGMIVFEDGRVRFEHRVVQEYFAAEALMVGRFEDEQLRAVLANPENRFLHRFLEYHLAKEKNAPYRDRFRRYLHLEGPAWPGLQLITASAADDGR comes from the exons ATGCATTACGGGCCGTgg GTTACGGCAGGACATAGGAGAAAAAAGTGTCCCAGCAGTTTGAAGCATCTTGTATTCAATGTCTATTTCGAAGACATT AGatcatacaaaaaaaatccaggATCCGGCACGGAGGGCTACCTGAACCAGTTGCGCCTGTCGACGCTCTACTTCTCGCGGCTGGCCGCGACGGGCAAGCGGTTCGAGATCGGGGTTGaggtggccacggccggcaAGTTCGATGACATCGTGATGTATCTGGTCGACGAGCGGCAGTACTGCCTGGTGCAGGCCAAGCACAAACAGGACGAATCGAAGCGAATCACGCTGGACGACCTACTGAAGACGACCACCGAGTACAGTTTGCCCAAGTACTTCGATTCGTTCCTGGGCCTCAAGCAGGAAGCCTACTGCCGTGAGGACCAGCTACGGTACATCGTCATCTACACGAACCTCAACGTGGACGAGCACGTGATGAAGGTGCTCGAACGGGTCCACCAATCGCCGATCGGCGATACGTTCCTTGACACGCTCAACGTGCGGTGCAATGGGAAGAAGCCAACCCTGTATCGGTTCAACATCGACAACAGTCAGTTCACCGAGAGCCTGATCGACCGGATATCACCGATCTGCGAGGTAGCACGCAAGCTGGCCGAGCAGCTGGTTCAGCGGAAGAAGATCTCGATCAACCCGAACGGAGTGTTCCACGAGTTCCACGCGCTACTGGCGCGGGACGTGTTCGACCTTGACCGCCAGCTGTTCCAGGAGAACTTCCTGGCCGGCGACCTGACCGGGGTGTCGGAGTGTGTGCTCAAGTTTCGGCACCTGCTCGAGCGGACCCTCCGAGCGATGCTGAAGCTGGAGCCGGACTTCTCGATTACCGACCTGAATGCGATGATTGGTGCTGGCAAGCTGAAGCTACTGTTTGAACCGGGATTCCTCTGcaaaccggccaccagcagccgtgGACCGACCAAGGAGTGGGCAGACTATCGCGTCCAGCGGACCGAGGTGGTGGAGTTCTTCCAGCATCTCATCCTGGCCGCCGACCAGCCCAACTTCATCGAGCTCGAAGCGATCACCAAGGTGGAGGTGTTCGGACTGCGCGATTACGTCGACGAGTGTATGCAGGTGGTGTTCGATCAGGTCGACCGCTGGATACGGGACGGCGAGGGCGTGTTTCTGGGTGCCACCGACTGGCAGCGGATCTGTGACGAGTCGCGGGCCCGCATCACCGGCAAGAAGTGGCTGCTCAAGTCGGAGGAGTACCAGAAGACGAACCCGGCCACGGGATATCTCTTCGAGCGGAACTCGTTGCTCGGTCCGGTGCAGGAGTTCCTCGGATCGACCCAACACGATACGCTACTGCTGGTGGCCGCCTACAAGGCGGAAGTTAGTGCCGCCCGGATACTCCAGGTACTCGGCACGCTCGGGGTCCAGTTCGTGGTGTTCGATGCGCACTGCTTTCGCGACATCGAAGACCTGGAGAGCTGCATTCCGTTCGTGCGCCATCTATCGGACCGGTTGATCGTGGTCGTGTTTGGCGAGCAGTGTTGCCAGTCGGTGACGAAAAACGTGCGGTACAAGTTCAAGGGTCTGACGAAGGCCAAAACCGTCTACATAATAGCGGCGAGTGGACAGGACTGGCTGGAGGAGATCAAGCTGCTCTACCGGGATGTGTTCGAGCTGGCGGACATGGCGGCCCAGTCAAGGCGACagctgctggagaagaagATCACGCTCCAGACGCGCGAGGTTCGGCTTGTGGATGTGATGTCGGAGGACGATGCGCTCCAACTGATCGACATGGAGATCATCTCGCAGCTGCTGACCAACCAGCTCGACCCGGTGGCGTACAGCTTCAAGTATCAGCGGGCGCTCCAGGGACATTACTTCGCGCGGACCCTGCGCTCGGATCACTCGTCGATGGACGAGGCCGAGTTCGATCGGCTGGTACCGTGCAACCGGGTGGTGATCCTGTCCGATGGTCCCGGGATGGGGAAGACCACCTTCCTGGAGCGGTTCATCGATCGCCTGTCGAGCGCGCTGCCTGACCACGTGATCTGCTTGATGCACCTCAAGTTCTACACCGAGACGATCGAAGAGATCACACAGCTGAACGCCGACACGCTGAGCGTGGAGGACGCCATCCGGCACGTCACGAAATGCTTCTTCGCCGAGAGCACCCGCTTCGGGCAGGTGCTGTTTCGCAACGCGATCCTCAACACCGGCAAGCTGATCGTGCTGGTCGACGGGTACGATAGCGTCATCTGGCGCTACAAGAAGTCGGTGGTGCGCGCCTGCCAGCTATTCCTGCGGGCCCCGTTCCAGATCCGCAACCTACTGCTGGCGACGCGACCCCACGAGCTGGACTACCTCCGAGGTGCACTCCCTTCGGCGAAGATCGTCTCGCTTCGCCCGTTCGGGGAGCGCCAGTGCGTGGAGTTCCTGAGCCAGCGGTGGCAATGCGAGGATCACTCAGAAGCGTACCGCTTACTACGCCACCTGGCCGCCACGTACGGTGACTGGGTCGCTGGTAGCCCGTTCCAGCTGAAGCTTCTGGCGGACCTCCATCAGCAGCGGCCGGACACGTTCCGGTGCTTCGGCGGACTCCTGGAGCTGTACCTCGAGCGCCAGTTCTACGCGTCGAATCAGCGTGCCATCCAGATCATGGGCATCGGACAGCAGCGGATGGCTGCGGAAACGCTGAAACGGGCTGCGCACGACAGTCACCGGGAGCTCTCCGCCGCACTTACATTCTCCCCCGGGCGACCAGTTAACATGGCCCCGTTCACGTACCTGCTCGACATCGGGATGATCGTCTTCGAGGAcggccgggttcggttcgagCACCGAGTCGTCCAGGAGTACTTCGCGGCCGAAGCGCTGATGGTGGGCCGATTCGAGGACGAGCAGCTCCGGGCGGTGTTGGCCAACCCGGAGAATCGCTTCCTGCACCGCTTCCTGGAGTATCATCTGGCAAAGGAGAAAAATGCACCGTACCGGGATCGCTTCCGGCGCTACCTACACCTCGAAGGaccggcctggcccgggctCCAGCTCATCACAgcctccgccgccgacgatggccgTTAA